In the Leguminivora glycinivorella isolate SPB_JAAS2020 chromosome 14, LegGlyc_1.1, whole genome shotgun sequence genome, one interval contains:
- the LOC125233211 gene encoding uncharacterized protein LOC125233211, which translates to MDMLRPPTALNLTGNNIKNAFKNWKQKFLLYFEASGAKDKLTEKQQTALLLHSIGDEGLVIYNTWEDKEKLLYLEILKKLEEHCSPPSNETYNRHIFFNRKQKEGENVEEFVTELKKLSLDCNFDKLKDGLIRDQIIIGLIDNELKEELLGVTDLTLEKCINMSRAAETTKAQMVSIKNKSEVARVEIGTGQKRPSRPMKKEHYSEKRQPSRSRERKPSQANHTNSRRPCGKCGRQHGYAKCPAFNKKCVKCGKYNHFAAMCLNKTCGSV; encoded by the exons ATGGATATGTTAAGACCACCAACAGCACTCAATTTGAcaggaaataatataaaaaatgctTTCAAAAATTGGAAACAGAAATTTCTACTGTATTTTGAGGCGAGCGGTGCAAAAGATAAATTGACGGAGAAACAACAAACGGCCTTACTGTTGCACAGCATTGGGGATGAAGGATTAGTCATTTACAACACATGGGAAGACAAAGAAAAACTGTTGTATCTGGAAATACTAAAAAAGCTTGAAGAACATTGTAGCCCGCCCAGTAATGAAACATATAATAGACATATCTTTTTCAACAGAAAACAAAAAGAAGGGGAAAATGTAGAAGAATTTGTAAcagagttaaaaaaa ctAAGTTTAGATTGCAATTTTGATAAGTTGAAAGACGGACTAATTAGAGACCAAATAATTATAGGACTGATAGACAATGAACTTAAGGAGGAACTACTAGGCGTGACAGATTTGACTTTAGAGAAATGCATAAACATGAGCAGAGCGGCAGAAACAACTAAGGCTCAGATGGTGTCTATAAAGAACAAAAGCGAAGTTGCTAGGGTAGAGATCGGAACAGGACAGAAGAGACCAAGTAGACCAATGAAAAAGGAGCACTATAGTGAGAAAAGGCAGCCCTCGAGGAGCAGAGAGAGAAAACCGAGTCAAGCAAACCACACCAACTCTAGAAGACCCTGTGGCAAATGTGGAAGACAGCATGGCTATGCAAAGTGCCCAGCATTTAATAAGAAGTGTGTCAAGTGTGGCAAATACAACCATTTTGCAGCCATGTGTCTTAACAAAACTTGTGGTTCT